In Synergistaceae bacterium, the genomic stretch TGTCAGCCTGTGGTAAGCGATCCTTCCGGCAAGGCTTTCCGACGACTGGCGCAGCAGATCCCGCGATGCCGAACCCAGAATCAGGAAAGCCCCGGGTCGCCCCCATTCGTCCACGAGGCTGCGGATCAGTGGAAACAGTTCCGGCCTGCGCTGGATTTCATCGATACAAATGAGCCTGTCCCGGACGGTCGAAAGAAACAGCTCCGGTTCATTGAATTTGGCCAGGTCGGAAGGGCGCTCCAAATCCAGATAAAGGCCGTTGCCCGCTTCTTCCATGAGACGTTTGGCCAGCGTGGACTTTCCGCACTGGCGCGGTCCTGTGATCGCCGTTACCGGAAAGTATCGGAGCGATTCGCGAATCTCTTTTTCCAGTCTGCGTTGAACATACAAGGCGCACCCTCCTGTCTTCTGACGCGCTGCTTCTCGCACGAATTTTCGTCCACAATTATATTCTATGCAAATCCGAAATTAAACCTCGAATTTGCATAGACATGTGCTTCTTGGATGTTTTGATTCTTTGCCGGTGTATTACAAAAAATCTGACAGCGAAGCTATAATAATGGCGGAATCAGCGGCTGTGCGCATCCAAAGCGACTACTGCGGAGAACTCGTATTCTGCGTTACATTTTTGAAAGACCCCAAAGCAGGACGGCAAAAAACGCAATGGTCGCGGGGGCGGGATTGAGCAGAGAGACGAACAAAGCCGCTCCGGAGGCTAAAACCAGTACAGAAATGACTTTTATAAGGGACCCTGTAAGGGACCAGATCACCGTGGCGATAAATATGATCAAGCCCGTAAGACACTTCAACACTGTTTTTAAAACGACAATGAAGCATCTCAGCAGGAAGCCCCCTGAATTCCGCTCACCGAAGGGTTGTTTGTCTACTGCAGCAAATTTTTTCCTGTTGAGAAGGTTCATCACACGCCTCCTTTCCCATCCTGCGGTCTCGTACCTCATTGTTTGACGTTTACCCGACTGACATCAAGTGCATCATCCTGTTTATTTTATAACGGATTGTGTAATCGTGTACTAAAAAAGGGGAGTTTCTTCGTCAGGGCATCCCGTTGCAGAAGTCCGACAATTTGATAATTTGGTAAAATAAGCGGATAAAATAGGCGTTTCGAAAAATATACAGTGGGAAGGTGAAAAAAGTTGAAAACGTACGAAACCGATGCGCTTCCGAAGTTCGACAAAAGACCCGGCTCGGTGGGAACCTTCGTTCACGGCGAAAATCTGACGCTCACGGTCTGGACCGTCAAAAAAGACACGATTTTGGCCTCGCACAGCCACTCCCACGAACAAATTTCCTATCTGGTCAGCGGGGCCATGCGTTTTGAAACGGAAGACGGAAAAACGGTCCTTCTGAAAGGCGGCAGCTTCGCCGTGTTCGCCCCGAACGAGACTCATGGAGGAATCGCTTTGGAGGATACCGTGGCCATCGACGCCTTCACCCCCGCAAGAGAGGATTTCAAGGCGGAAACGGGCTGGAAGGATAGCTGATCCTCCAGACAGGGCAGGCAAGGCCCGGCTCAGGGCGTCTGTCTGTCCATGTAATATTTCATATTGTAGGAATTCACGAGGCCGTTGATGACGGTCGTCCCGTTTTCCTGAATGAAGAGGGTGTTGTCGTCCAGAATGGCAATGTCCGCCACGCGATTTCTGTTGGAGAATTCGTAGCGGTATTGATTTTCCCCCGTCTTTGTAAAGACCGTAGCCACGGGGTTTTCATTGTAAAATCGGACGTAGTAGCTTAAAACGCCTCCGTAGTAGACATCCCAGGAGTAATCGCCCTGGAGCCCCACAATGACGCTGTCGTCGTCGTTGATTTCTTTAACTGTGACGGCCACGACCCCCTGATGCACCTTCAGCTGGGCCTCGCCGCCCGTGGAGGTGACGGCGCTTCCCGTCCCGTCCCGCATGATCCACGTCCCCTGGAGTCTGTAAGCGGAAGGATCCGGAGCCGGCGTGGGAATGCCGGGGAAATCCTCGCTGTCGTCCCTGTGGTGTCCGCCGCAGCCGCCGAAGGCAAGGACGAAAAATATCACCACCGGCAATATCCAAAATCCACAACGTTTTATTCTCATCTGTGACTCCACCTGTGGAAGGGAAATTTAGCGTTAGCTGTCGCTCTAATCTTTATACGCAGATTTCTGTATTTGGAGGCGGCACCCAGATTCGAACTGGGGATAAAGGATTTGCAGTCCTCTGCCTTACCACTTGGCTATGCCGCCTTTTACACTCAAACCACTGCTTACAGATCACACAACTGGATCTGAATCTAAAACAAAACCTGAATCCAAAACGCTTACAAACGCTCTGTTTTCAACGAGCCAAATTTTAACTCATTTACTCGGAATTCGTCAAGAGAAAACATCCCTCATTTTTAGAGCCGTTGGCGCTTTTCTGTATAAATTTCTGTTCGTCGCGCACCAGTATTGAGCGTCTTTTTTTAGGTACACGATTGCGCCATCCGCTATAAATCCACAAAACAGCAGCCTTCACCCTCTGTTTTTTCGAAGGGGTGAAGACGACGCTTTCCGAAAGACAAATCGCCTGAGGTTAGCTGTAAAACTCCATCTTGTCGTGAATCACCACAAGAGAATTGAAGTCCTCCAACTGGGGGCGTCCCACGATCACCGGCTCCCGGACATGCTCATACTGGACATTCACCCGTCGGATGTTGGCTCCGCGCTCCTTATGAAGCGTCTGACCTTCAATATGGACAATGCTGTTCGATGAGATAATACGCATTCTCTTTCACCTCCTGGCCTTTATCATTATCGAATTCTGTGTACAATAATGTCATCCTAATTTATTGTACAATAATTACGGAAACAAAACAACGCCCCGGCGGGAACGCGGCTCAGTTTCACGGGGAAGGGCATTTGCTCCAGGTCCTCCACGGGGACGATCCGGCAGGCGAGGAGGACCCATGCCCCGTTTACGAACTTCAGCGTGAAATCCACGTAGGCCACCCGGTCGAAGCGGCCGGCCCCCCGCAGATCTCCGATTCCTTTCAGCTCATAGATTCCGTCTCCGTCGACGTCTTCGGGAGCCAGGCGCAGGTGTCCCACGCTGCGGACACGGACGAGGGTGAGAAGCTGACCGGAAAATTCGTCGTAGATTCGATTTTTCGCGTAGAGTTTTTTGCGTGGAGAAAGGTCGATCAAAATGTGGGACCCCCACTGACGCTCTTTGTCCGTGGCGAAGACCTCCGCCCGGTAGCCGTTGAAAAACCGACCCTGCACCATGGGGAGATTCGTGTTTTTGGAGTCGTAGAGGACTTCCTTATGCCAGACGTCGACGACCAGCATACGCCCTGAACCTTCATTGCGCCCCGTTTTGACGGTGAGAAGGACCTCCGGGGCCACTTTGGAGGTAAAGTTTTTCAGCTCGATGGTGGAGTCGTACCCCCGAACGTCCCCGGAAAGGGGAATCAGCCAGGGGTCCCCCTCGGCAGGGGCGACTTCCAGCAGCAGCTCCCGGTCGAAAACCCCCTCCTCCTTCCGCAGGGCCACCAGGCGAACTTTGTCGTTCACGCCCGGACGCAGGTTTCCGCTGATTTCCTGAACCACCACGTAGTTTCCCTTCAGCCCGTAGCGATCCGCCTCGAAAACCGGCTTTTTCGGACGCCGCAAAATTTGCTTCATCAGCTCGTCGAGGGCGGTTTCCTCCACCTCGAAATCCGGTTCGTCGTTTTCCGCCAGAGGCTCATCCGGCAGGGGCTCTCCGGACAGATAGTGGTCGGGCAGGGCGTCTCCGGACAGCATCTCCGGCGGAGGCCCTCCGGAGGGGGAGCTGACCGCGGCGCTCTTCCCGGGAGATGAGCCCTTTCCCGCGGCAGCCGCGGCCGCCGAATCCCAAACTGAGCTCAAAAACAGTATTGTCAGCACAAAAATCCCCGCAGGGAAAAGCGACCTTTTCATCCGTCGATCACCCCCTGAGTTAAAAGTCCTGAGTTAAAAGTATTGACCCGATCGGGTTTCATTCCAGATACCGCTTCAGGCAGTCGAGCCAGACCGTGACGGAGCGCTCCGTCGTCGTGCCGTTGAGCCAGTCCGGTTTGCCGCCGCCCCGGGCCTTCAGTTCCGGGAAGCGTTTGAGAAATCCGGTCAGGTCAACGCCGGTTTCCGCACCCCGCAGCAGGATAAAGGGGAAGGGCTCCTCCGGCGGGCCGGGCAGCAGGGCGAGGCACAGGGCGTCGGGATGTCCCTCGGCGCAGAGCCGGGCAGGGACTGAAATCAGCTCTTTGGTCAGGCCGGGCAGCAGGGCGAAATACAGGGGCCGTTCCCCGAGCCGCCGCTCCTCCCAGGGGATGGAAACATAGGAGCGCATTCGGTCCGCAAGCTGCCGAAGCGCCGCGTTTTCCGCCCTTTGACGCAGGAACACGTCCTCCACCCGATCCAGAGGGCAGCCGATCTCCCGCAGGAGACGCCGCAGCACCCGAAGCCCGTCCCGGGTAAAGGCCTCCGTCCGAACCGTAAAGCGAACCTCCCAGTCCGGCGGCGACCCGTTGAAGCCCGTCACCATGAAATCTCCGATCTCTGAGGTTCGTGCCGCGTGGGTTCCCGCGCAGGCCGTGGCGTCGATTCCGGCAATTCTCACGACCCGGATTTTCTCGTCGTGGATGCGCTCCCATTTGGCCTTCAGCTCGGAGATTCGCTCCGCTTCTTCCCGGGAGGTCAGAAAGGACTCCACCGGCAGGTTCTGCCGGATGACCTCCCGGGTCTGGTCCTCCAGTCCGAAAAGCCCCTCCCAGGTCAGTTCTCCGTCGTAATGGACGCTGACGACGCTTTCGTCGACGCCGATATTCACCTTCAGGGTCTCCAAACCCTCGCAGGCGTTTTCCTGAAGGCGGGAAAAAATGTGCTGGGCCGTGTGCATTCGCGAAAGGATGGAGTTGCGGGCGTCGTCCCGTTCCGCCAGAACGGGCAGCCCCACTTCGGGAACGCCCCGGGTCACCTTCAGGTCGAGAATCGTCGCGCCGTCCTCGCGCCGCCGTCGGGCGTCCAGAACATCGGCCCGGAATACGGCCGTTTCACCCTCTCCCGGAAGTCCCCGGAGCGTTCCCGTGTCGCCGGGCTGTCCTCCACCGGACGGGTGAAAAAGGTCTTCCGGCGGAACTTCCTCCAGAACGACCCGAACCGTTTTGCCCTCGGCGGGAAGAATTTCAAGTATTTTCGTCTGTCGCGTCGCGTCTCCGCTCACGGAATACACCCTGCTTTCCTGAAATTTACCCTGACTGATCTTCCTCATTTTACGACAATTATGGGGAATCAGACCATCCGGTTCTCCATAAAGGTTAGTATAAATCAATATAAATATACGCTTTTAGCGCCTCAAGCGGCGATGTGACAAAACCCTTCCGGGCCGCGGGACAGATCTCTGTTCGGGCGCGGCCGGCGTATAATTTTTGTTTAAAAGATCATTTCGGAAAAATTGCGGGAACCTCTCAGATGTGAGGAAGGTAGTCGGGATTTATCCTTGCAGGACCTTTACGTGAAAATGACGGGTACGGGGACCGTCGAACTCGCAGAACCAGACTCCCTGCCAGGTTCCCAGCAGAGGGCGTCCTCCTTCGATGATCAGCGTCACCGAGGCCCCCACGCAGGTCGATTTCAGGTGCGCGGGGGAGTTTCCTTCTCCGTGCCGGAACGCGGGGCTGTCCGGATACGCCGCGGCCAGCCCCTTCAGAATGTCCGCCGGCACGTCCGGATCGGCGTTTTCGTTGATGGTGATCGCAGCCGTGGTGTGAGGGCAGAACACCAGGCACAGCCCCTCCTCTGCCCCGCTTTTGGCGATGGCCTCTGCGACTTTTTCCGTAATATCATAAAATCCCTCTCGTTTTGTGGACAGAGTAAAGGTATGTACGCTCATTTGCCTGCCTCCCGAGTATATTTAAGAAAACAGCGGTGCTGCGCCGGTCACTCCCTGCCGAGGCCCCGGGCCTCGAAGCGCGCGCGCTGCCATCTGAGATCGTCGCCATTTCCAAAATTCCTTTCCGGCTCACGGGGGTCGCCTTCCCCGCGCCCGCCGGCGAATAATTCGCGCAGGCGTCCGGCGAACGAGCGATGATGCCGATCGTGGCTGTCAAAATCGTGCGGATGGTGGTGGTGAGACATGAATTCCAGCAACAGCCTGCGACGTTCTTCAAAGTCCTCGTTCGGGAATTTTTCCTCATATCCCTTGATAATACGCTCAAGATATTCGCTGAAACGCCTTAACTCCTCCTCGTCGAGACAGTCCAGAAATTCCGTCGCCGCCGGTTCGTTTTCCGTCACGTCGTCGGCGGCTTTCGCTCCGTTCTCGGTCAGTTTGACCATCATAACCCGCTTATCTTCTTCAGACGGCTCTCGTGTAATATACTCGTTTTTTTCCAATTTCGCGAGCAGTTCCGCGAGGGACTGTTTGCTCATGTCGAGGAGATAGGTCAGTTCTTTTTGACTGATCTCCGGCTTCATTTTCAGCAGGGCCAGAATTCGCCCCTGCCCTCTGTGGGGGCTGTGAAAAGGGCCGCTCCCGCTGAAATCCTGAAACATCGCGCGGTGCATGAGCATTTGAAGGTGGCGCAGCTGCCGTGTAACCGTCGTCTTGATTTCGTCCATTGTTTTTCCCTCCCGGAAAAAATATTTATGTCAGGCGCCTGACTAAAATTAGTATAGTACCTGACCGTTTATATTGTCAAGTGCCTGACGTTTAATACTGGTAAGTGACGCACAAAAATTTATACAGAAAAGAGCCAACGGCTCTCGTTTATAATTGAGAAGACATCACGGGAAGGGTGTGA encodes the following:
- a CDS encoding cupin domain-containing protein, whose protein sequence is MKTYETDALPKFDKRPGSVGTFVHGENLTLTVWTVKKDTILASHSHSHEQISYLVSGAMRFETEDGKTVLLKGGSFAVFAPNETHGGIALEDTVAIDAFTPAREDFKAETGWKDS
- a CDS encoding alanyl-tRNA editing protein; translation: MSGDATRQTKILEILPAEGKTVRVVLEEVPPEDLFHPSGGGQPGDTGTLRGLPGEGETAVFRADVLDARRRREDGATILDLKVTRGVPEVGLPVLAERDDARNSILSRMHTAQHIFSRLQENACEGLETLKVNIGVDESVVSVHYDGELTWEGLFGLEDQTREVIRQNLPVESFLTSREEAERISELKAKWERIHDEKIRVVRIAGIDATACAGTHAARTSEIGDFMVTGFNGSPPDWEVRFTVRTEAFTRDGLRVLRRLLREIGCPLDRVEDVFLRQRAENAALRQLADRMRSYVSIPWEERRLGERPLYFALLPGLTKELISVPARLCAEGHPDALCLALLPGPPEEPFPFILLRGAETGVDLTGFLKRFPELKARGGGKPDWLNGTTTERSVTVWLDCLKRYLE
- a CDS encoding MarR family transcriptional regulator yields the protein MDEIKTTVTRQLRHLQMLMHRAMFQDFSGSGPFHSPHRGQGRILALLKMKPEISQKELTYLLDMSKQSLAELLAKLEKNEYITREPSEEDKRVMMVKLTENGAKAADDVTENEPAATEFLDCLDEEELRRFSEYLERIIKGYEEKFPNEDFEERRRLLLEFMSHHHHPHDFDSHDRHHRSFAGRLRELFAGGRGEGDPREPERNFGNGDDLRWQRARFEARGLGRE
- a CDS encoding secondary thiamine-phosphate synthase enzyme YjbQ; the encoded protein is MSVHTFTLSTKREGFYDITEKVAEAIAKSGAEEGLCLVFCPHTTAAITINENADPDVPADILKGLAAAYPDSPAFRHGEGNSPAHLKSTCVGASVTLIIEGGRPLLGTWQGVWFCEFDGPRTRHFHVKVLQG